The following are encoded in a window of Kitasatospora sp. NBC_01250 genomic DNA:
- a CDS encoding ABC transporter ATP-binding protein, protein MSLIELDDVSRTFSIRTRTGRLRRERREVRAVDGLSFTVAAGECVGYIGPNGAGKSTTIKMLTGILVPTSGRLRVAGVDPARDRVALARRIGVVFGQRTTLWWDLPLRDSYELARRLYRIPPPRYRANLARCVELLQLGDLLDTPVRQLSLGQRMRGDLAAALLHDPQVLYLDEPTIGLDVVSRARVREFLREINASGTTVLLTTHDLTDIEQLCGRVMVIDHGRVVYDGDLPGLHATGESERVLVVDLAREAAPIEVPGARVVKVEGSRQWLAFPAQRSAAPIVAAVAERYPLLDLSVREPAIEDVIARMYAGVAIG, encoded by the coding sequence ATGAGCCTGATCGAACTCGACGATGTGTCAAGGACCTTCAGTATCCGGACCAGGACCGGCCGGCTGCGCCGTGAGCGGCGCGAGGTGCGCGCGGTGGACGGGTTGAGCTTCACCGTGGCGGCCGGCGAGTGCGTCGGCTACATCGGGCCGAACGGCGCGGGCAAGTCGACCACGATCAAGATGCTCACCGGGATCCTGGTGCCGACCTCGGGCCGGCTGCGGGTGGCGGGGGTGGACCCGGCGCGTGACCGGGTCGCCCTGGCCCGCCGGATCGGGGTGGTCTTCGGCCAGCGCACCACGCTCTGGTGGGACCTGCCGCTGCGCGACTCCTACGAGCTGGCCCGCCGGCTCTACCGGATCCCACCCCCTCGGTACCGGGCCAATCTGGCCCGGTGTGTCGAACTGTTGCAGCTGGGCGACCTGTTGGACACCCCGGTGCGCCAACTCTCGCTCGGCCAGCGGATGCGCGGCGACCTGGCCGCCGCGCTGCTGCACGACCCGCAGGTGCTCTACCTGGACGAGCCGACCATCGGCCTGGACGTGGTCAGCAGGGCGCGGGTGCGCGAGTTCCTGCGGGAGATCAACGCGAGCGGCACCACCGTGCTGCTGACCACCCACGACCTGACCGATATCGAGCAGCTGTGCGGGCGGGTGATGGTGATCGACCACGGCCGGGTGGTCTACGACGGCGACCTGCCGGGGCTGCACGCGACGGGCGAGAGCGAGCGGGTCCTGGTGGTCGACCTGGCCAGGGAGGCCGCGCCGATCGAGGTGCCCGGCGCGCGGGTGGTCAAGGTGGAGGGCAGTCGGCAGTGGCTGGCGTTCCCGGCCCAGCGCAGCGCGGCGCCGATCGTGGCCGCGGTCGCCGAGCGCTACCCGCTGCTCGACCTTTCGGTGCGGGAACCGGCGATCGAGGACGTGATCGCGCGGATGTACGCGGGGGTCGCGATCGGCTGA
- a CDS encoding ABC transporter permease codes for MADPLVARVCWAATSWRLAAAMWMRAALSYRTSFVLTSLGSLAITGLDFVVLVLMLRHTGRLGGWTLPEIGLLYGTSGFSLGVADLLIGSVDGLGERIRSGELDVLLIRPAPALSMVCAERFTLRRIARPLQALAVLGWSLGELPLHWTWGRILLLPTLLISGTVIFGAVFVAGAAVQFWWDESREFQNAFTYGGASLLSHPPGIYARKLLAGATFGIPLAFVNWLPLLYLLDRPDPLGLPAAFGLASPLAAVLSALGAGLAWRAGLRAYRGTGS; via the coding sequence GTGGCTGACCCGCTGGTCGCACGGGTCTGCTGGGCGGCCACCTCCTGGCGGCTGGCAGCCGCCATGTGGATGCGCGCCGCACTCTCCTACCGCACCTCCTTCGTGCTGACCTCGCTGGGCAGCCTGGCCATCACCGGCCTGGACTTCGTGGTGCTGGTCCTGATGCTGCGGCACACCGGCCGGCTCGGCGGCTGGACGCTGCCCGAGATCGGTCTGCTCTACGGCACCTCGGGCTTCTCGCTGGGGGTCGCCGACCTGCTGATCGGCTCGGTGGACGGGCTGGGCGAGCGGATCCGCTCCGGAGAGCTGGACGTGCTGCTGATCCGGCCGGCCCCCGCGCTCTCGATGGTCTGCGCCGAGCGCTTCACGCTGCGCCGGATCGCGCGTCCGCTGCAGGCGCTGGCGGTGCTCGGCTGGTCGCTCGGCGAGCTGCCGCTGCACTGGACCTGGGGGCGGATCCTGCTGCTGCCCACCCTGCTGATCAGCGGCACGGTGATCTTCGGGGCGGTCTTCGTGGCCGGTGCGGCCGTGCAGTTCTGGTGGGACGAGAGCCGGGAGTTCCAGAACGCCTTCACCTACGGCGGCGCCAGTCTGCTCAGCCACCCGCCCGGCATCTACGCCAGGAAGCTGCTCGCCGGGGCCACCTTCGGGATCCCGCTGGCCTTCGTCAACTGGCTGCCGCTGCTCTACCTGCTGGACCGCCCGGACCCGCTCGGCCTGCCGGCGGCCTTCGGCCTGGCCTCGCCGCTGGCGGCCGTGCTCAGCGCGCTGGGCGCCGGGCTCGCCTGGCGGGCCGGGCTGCGCGCCTACCGCGGCACCGGCAGCTGA
- a CDS encoding ABC transporter permease: MDTSAGLYLAIARGGFRRYSTYRVATLAGAFTNTVFGFILAATFLALWRAKPGLGGYGTEQAVTYIWVSQALLVTVAAWGGGFQDDIQARFRTGDIAVDLYRPVDFLGWWLAAELGRAAFQLLTRGVVPLAVGVLAGQAVLPHSVLTWPVFLVSVLLAVLVSFGLRFLVSVAAFWLHDADGLRALMLVISMFMSGMLLPLTLFPEGLRQAAQALPWSAIIQVPCDVFLERYGDRPLTGRVLGELGFQLLWAVLLLAAGRLAQALATRKVVVQGG, translated from the coding sequence ATGGACACGTCGGCCGGGCTCTACCTGGCCATCGCGCGCGGCGGCTTCCGCCGCTACTCCACCTATCGGGTGGCGACGCTGGCCGGGGCCTTCACCAACACCGTCTTCGGGTTCATCCTGGCCGCCACCTTCCTGGCGCTGTGGCGGGCCAAGCCGGGCCTGGGCGGCTACGGCACCGAACAGGCCGTCACCTACATCTGGGTCAGCCAGGCGCTGCTGGTGACCGTCGCGGCCTGGGGCGGCGGGTTCCAGGACGACATCCAGGCGCGCTTCCGCACCGGTGACATCGCCGTCGACCTGTACCGCCCGGTGGACTTCCTCGGCTGGTGGCTGGCCGCCGAGCTGGGCCGGGCGGCCTTCCAGCTGCTCACCCGCGGCGTCGTCCCGCTGGCCGTCGGAGTGCTGGCCGGACAGGCCGTGCTGCCGCACTCGGTGCTGACCTGGCCGGTCTTCCTGGTCTCGGTGCTGCTCGCCGTGCTGGTCAGCTTCGGGCTGCGGTTCCTGGTCTCGGTGGCCGCCTTCTGGCTGCACGACGCGGACGGGCTGCGCGCGCTGATGCTGGTGATCTCGATGTTCATGTCCGGGATGCTGCTGCCGCTCACCCTCTTCCCCGAGGGGCTGCGGCAGGCGGCCCAGGCGCTGCCCTGGTCGGCCATCATCCAGGTGCCCTGCGACGTCTTCCTGGAGCGCTACGGCGACCGGCCGCTGACCGGGCGGGTGCTGGGCGAGCTGGGGTTCCAGCTGCTCTGGGCCGTGCTGCTGCTCGCCGCCGGGCGCCTGGCCCAGGCGCTGGCCACCCGCAAGGTGGTGGTCCAGGGTGGCTGA